The segment GACTGGTGGTAAGcgctataatttttttatgccTCTGAAGCTATTTCAATAATCTTTCTGGTCAAGAGTCAAATattgaacaaacaaatttgccttttatttgtttccttaaattcatagcaataaattaatccaCAAAATAATCCCATATGCTagcgtaatttttttctacccCCCTTTTATCGGCCCGCGTTTCATGCCTCTGCTTCTGAATGGAACAAGAGGCGACGCAAGTGCTGAATGAGAATCATTCGGCGATTAATTTTGATCCGATTTGGATGATAATATATTCTGTAAAACAGGGCGGTCTCTGCCGGTGCTGTGTGTCCACCTGTTCCACTGGTATGGACTCTTTGAGCACTTCCAGCTGGACGTAGTTCGCGTTTGGAAACTCTTCAGTGAGTTTGTGTCTGCAGGCGGTGTTTGTGCGTGAAATGCTAATGAACGGCGGTTTCAGCTCTCATTGAGGAGGGTTATCACGGGACCAATCCTTACCACAATGCCATCCACGCCACAGACGTCACCCAAGCAATGCACTGTTTCCTCCAAGAAGAGAAAGTGagagtcattttttaaaagaaataatggaaatgaaTATAGCAGAgttttaaatagatttatttttagtcagGGAATAAGGGATATAAAAATAGTtccttaaacattttttgtgcatcATAAGTAGCAAACAGGGAAAGGTCTGGCCTTCcccacaaaaaataaattaactataCTGTCACACTGTAgcttttaatcatttttaataaaaaaatatttgcacattttatccttcactttcaataaattaattaagatctAAAAAAATCGTGAGACCAGAAGCTAATTCAAACTTGTTTTCAGATCCGAAACCACCTGACGCCCCTAGAAATAATGTCCGCCCTTGTGGCAGCCGTAACGCACGACCTGGATCACCCTGGGGTGAATCAACCCTTCTTGATCGCCACCTCCAACCACCTAGCCGCTCTTTACGAGGTAAAAACCGTTTTGCTTCACTGCTGAACTCTGGTTCTAAATTAGTTGTGCGTTTTTGTAGAACACGTCGGTTCTGGAAAACCACCACTGGCGCTCGGCCATTGGGTGCCTGCTCGAGAGCTGCGTCGCACAACAAATGGGCCCAAACTCGGCCGCCTTGGAGCAGCAAATCAGTTCGCTCATCCTTGCCACAGACATTACCAGACAGCAGGAGTTCCTAACAAGGTTCAAGGTGCGTGCAGTTAGTGGTCTTGTTCCCATCGATTCCGCATTGTCGACAAAACAAAATGTGAGATTTGCcagaaaaatgcatattttttctttcaagaaCCACGCAAAACCGAGTAAAaagtattatatttatttttttaaccctAGCAAATTTCTGACCATTGTGAGCAACTtattgtttccatttttttacatcCACGCTTCAGCTGGGACATTATTGTGTATGTTTTTCAGCATGTCACATTgtgataataaaatatttttttaccttcaaTAACTCATAATCTGTATCAAGGATTTTGTGCCTTGCAGCGGTACTTGGAATGCGACATGCTGGACATGAGCAAAGAAGAGGACCGCCACTTCATCTTGCAAATTGCGCTCAAGTGTGCCGACATCTCGAACCCGTGCCGCCCGTGGGATATTAGCAAAAAGTGGAGCCAGAAGATCTGCGAGGAATTCTTCCGGCAGGGCGACTACGAGCGCCAGCTCAACCTGCCCGTCACCTCTCTTTGTGATAGACACACAAACTCCGTCCCAAAAATCCAGGCTGGCTTCTTCCAGTTCGTGGTGTCGCCGCTGATGAAAGAGTGGGAGCACTTCCTCATCTCGCCGCTCGCTAACAACATGATGGACCACCTCAGGTGAAACAACATCAGGCttggaaatgtttttaatttgtacaaaaaCTGCTGTTTTAGACAGTGGCTgacattttagtttttggtgatattataatttagaaataacaATATAATTAATGACTGCAGGAGGACTACAGGGTCAAATTAGAGAACATGGTTATTTAATGACATTATTGTGAATTTCTCATTGAAAACTATAACAAACTTTCATGTCGAAAAACTCTACGTTATATCTGGAACCAACTAAAAACCTCAATATGTTAAAAAGCTCatgcaaaagtaaaattttgctagaatttacgatttatttttagacgatAAACCCAATAAGtgtgattaaaaatactaattaattCCATGATTCGTTCAAAAGTATTTGTGACACAAGTAAAAGATCCGATTGACTTTTAAACCCAATGCCTTCAGAATTTCCagggaaatagaaaaaaacaagatGTTTTGTACATGCAAAGAATTGTCAAATTTTAGTACCTtcttatttttggaatttccgTGGCATTAATTCGTTTGAAACATTAAATCAAGATGAATTTTCATCTGCAGGCTGAACCAGACAAAGTGGGAAACGCTGCTGACCGCCGAGTTGGCCGAGGAGACTAAGACTGAGGTATCCGAAGCGGAAGACCTCGACGACGAGCAGGATTTAGATCAGATCAATTGTCCACCGACACTACCGCCGTCGTTGCTCGTCAAACGAAGATACTCGCTGCCTCTGAGCGTGTCCCACCTAGCAGTGGCCAGGACTACAATCCGCAGGGAGAGTCTGCCGGACAGTCGGACTGGACCGAGGTTCCCGCTCGAGACCATTTTGCACATCGAGCGCGGCGAAGGTAGCTCCACGCTGTCGCTGTTCTCTGAACATGGTACTCTCTACTCTTTGACTTCACTTTGGTTTccttttgctgcatttttttaatgctttattGCACTTTCAACATCTTTTTGCActtgatttttgtgtgtgtgatttTTGAGTGTTAAATTAACAAGACAATGAAAAACTTACTCCTTATAGATGTGTCTgtctaaatgtttttttttaatggatcactctaattatttaattgtaaagcATGAACGATCtcttaagttaaaaattttctgaagtaatatttttacaatctcaatttttgacaacatttatttataaaatacaatacaatttttaggCAGTGGATCGGTGCGGAGTTTGGGTCCGCCAGCGCCAAACGATGAGCCTCGGCCGGTGAGTGCGGAGAACCTGTTGCCAGAGCCGAGCATCGCGTCCATCACGACCAGCTCGGCGGCCGTGAAGCTGAACTCGGTGCTGCACCCGTCAGGGCGGCACCTGACGCGGCAGCAGACGTTCCCACCGCTGCACCCCAGCTGCCACCCTGCCACCCGCTACCGGCACAGTACGGCCGGCGCCGAGGTGTTGCGCGAGGCGTCCGACTCGAGCGACACCTCCAGCAGCTCGTCTTGCCACTCTGAGTCCAGGGAGCTGGTGCCCACCAAAAGGGAGCCGCCCGCCGAGCCGGAGCGGGAGCGCGCTGACCGAACCAAAATTGCAAAGATCGAGGGCAAGGAGAACCGGGCGCCCTCAGACAAGCACAGAAAATTGCTGCAggtttaaaaagctttttttcttcatttattttgttactgTTTTATTCAACACGtctttatctttatttttctcattttttatgcaaataacaTTTAGCCAGTGGTGTTATTTATACTTAAAATTCTGGATTGTTGGTTGAAATAGCTGTGAGGGTTTTTGATCAtgaattatgattattattacaaagAATTTTGTCAGCTTTGTTCTATAAATTAAGAGTCCTGGTTAAAAAATGCTGATATTACTGCTCttgacaataataaataatttaagtctAAAACTCATGATTGGTGAAGTTTCCATTATGTTGTCTGTGTGCCagtgttaattttgattacgTTTTGCAGGGAAGCTCGCGGCTGCAGTGTCGTCGCGGGTCGGCGCCAGTGAGCTTGTGCAAGATGGACGTGGACTCGCTGAAAGGGTCGTCGCCGCCGCTTGAGTACCGACTCAGCCGGCGCGGCTCGGTGCCCTGTGATGGCTCTCGACAAAGTAGGCGGTGCTCATCTCgattcaaacttttgttaGTCAAACTGAGGACGGAGCAGTTGCCCCCTGAGTTTAGAGTGTAGGAGGAAGAGAAGAGAGGCGCAAGCAAAGCACGCGGTTAAATGGTCGATCCCAACTCCCcagaagagaggaaaaagaaaaccaTATTAATATcatacaaacaaaaatggcAAACTTAAAAGAGAACTTAGTTGTCGGTTAGAGCTCTTAAACACTCACAAGACTGGAACACATTGCTCTGGATTCAAAGaaatagaaaatcaaaattactgaACGCTTACAAGAGTCGGCCAGCGGACGGTCGATTTTGAAATCTTGACTTGTTGGTTGGTCGGGCGCCGCGGCCGACgcgcataattaaaatatataattaatacaCATATACAAGcattataatttcattgtGGGACACACTCACAGTTGACATTTAGATTGATTGTGCACTCCGACTTGTTAAATATAATACTATTATATCCACCCATTTTTTGTGACTCTTTCGAGCTGCTGGTCGGCCAAAGAGTTCACCTCGGTTCtgaatttcttattttcctttgcaaagaaaataaatatatgaataaaaGCATGCGAGGAAGTTACATAGCAGAAAAACAGCAGGGCGCTCAGCAGCCTGTGTGTGCATGAATTTGACGAAACTTTCAAAGTAAACTCAACAAGTGtgagacaaatattttaagcaactCTTTACAATTACTAGTCGCTTTTTacctttgaaaaattactatATTGAAAAACAAGAATCTGTCTGCTGTTTGATGGATCAAAATCTTGCAAATTTCAGATATTCTTCTGAATCTTTACGATCGAGTTTACTTGTTTAATGTGGGGGTGTATTCCACcccagtttaaatttttgcccaACCACGTCAGTAccacaatttcaaattggaTCAAAGTCGAATCGAAATGTCGCTCAGGTTGTCCGAGTATAGCTGGGCAACAAGATAGTGGTTTTGGGGTGCCTGGGTGGTAAATTCCTCATGTTCCAATTCTTGTGCTTGATGTACCAATTCCAGAGTGTGAGAATTTAACTGTAGCCGGTATTGACAGCGGGCGGCGCCAGTTTGACTGTGCATGAAAAGTGCTGCTGGCAGCGTCCTGACTGTCCATTCATTGCCCACGACCAAATtatttcacacacacacacacacaaacacaaacaatatTCATGACTGTATACCCAGCATACAgggactaaaataaaaaataactctcgATAGGTATAGTCGCAGCGATGTATTTGTATTCCTCAAGAAAAATCGGTTCCGTAACAAGATTTGTGGCAGCACACACAAGCTTATTGTGCTACACcgcaaaaatgaagaaaaaaattaatagttgaTGTCTGTCATTGTTCTT is part of the Cloeon dipterum chromosome 1, ieCloDipt1.1, whole genome shotgun sequence genome and harbors:
- the LOC135934275 gene encoding uncharacterized protein LOC135934275 isoform X2 yields the protein MRPAPLHDDPRRPSASCCCCCGCCSRGPRPRRPRLALWLRRMLCLGAEAAGGGTSSPASSATPGGLNAASDTMLLDSSDQELVVRRSSAVQRASSASSGASDSAAAAQDACPPFDDGAASSLYIRMIASPGSAAGASSSSSSGGEGCSSARSLSDADWLLLEGLDTRLQRTLHTGRFLTMHKRRRRRLNTRSAAIGGIQPAILDDIHHGQVQCVLNKVGDWPFNAFILDTVTGGRSLPVLCVHLFHWYGLFEHFQLDVVRVWKLFTLIEEGYHGTNPYHNAIHATDVTQAMHCFLQEEKIRNHLTPLEIMSALVAAVTHDLDHPGVNQPFLIATSNHLAALYENTSVLENHHWRSAIGCLLESCVAQQMGPNSAALEQQISSLILATDITRQQEFLTRFKVRAVSGLVPIDSALSTKQNRYLECDMLDMSKEEDRHFILQIALKCADISNPCRPWDISKKWSQKICEEFFRQGDYERQLNLPVTSLCDRHTNSVPKIQAGFFQFVVSPLMKEWEHFLISPLANNMMDHLRLNQTKWETLLTAELAEETKTEVSEAEDLDDEQDLDQINCPPTLPPSLLVKRRYSLPLSVSHLAVARTTIRRESLPDSRTGPRFPLETILHIERGEGSGSVRSLGPPAPNDEPRPVSAENLLPEPSIASITTSSAAVKLNSVLHPSGRHLTRQQTFPPLHPSCHPATRYRHSTAGAEVLREASDSSDTSSSSSCHSESRELVPTKREPPAEPERERADRTKIAKIEGKENRAPSDKHRKLLQGSSRLQCRRGSAPVSLCKMDVDSLKGSSPPLEYRLSRRGSVPCDGSRQSLMLRAPSCMSRRASLPYDPATPDPSLISALPQATCDSVSWTKHLGRRFSGGGDTFETDLAKRFSGKRRGSLPTELRPREKREGIVLQSLSR
- the LOC135934275 gene encoding high affinity 3',5'-cyclic-AMP phosphodiesterase 7A-like isoform X6 codes for the protein MIPYTACVGIKSGKKKTFRAEAQRWQVVHPENAQLIIEQRRSSAVQRASSASSGASDSAAAAQDACPPFDDGAASSLYIRMIASPGSAAGASSSSSSGGEGCSSARSLSDADWLLLEGLDTRLQRTLHTGRFLTMHKRRRRRLNTRSAAIGGIQPAILDDIHHGQVQCVLNKVGDWPFNAFILDTVTGGRSLPVLCVHLFHWYGLFEHFQLDVVRVWKLFTLIEEGYHGTNPYHNAIHATDVTQAMHCFLQEEKIRNHLTPLEIMSALVAAVTHDLDHPGVNQPFLIATSNHLAALYENTSVLENHHWRSAIGCLLESCVAQQMGPNSAALEQQISSLILATDITRQQEFLTRFKVRAVSGLVPIDSALSTKQNRYLECDMLDMSKEEDRHFILQIALKCADISNPCRPWDISKKWSQKICEEFFRQGDYERQLNLPVTSLCDRHTNSVPKIQAGFFQFVVSPLMKEWEHFLISPLANNMMDHLRLNQTKWETLLTAELAEETKTEVSEAEDLDDEQDLDQINCPPTLPPSLLVKRRYSLPLSVSHLAVARTTIRRESLPDSRTGPRFPLETILHIERGEGSSTLSLFSEHGSGSVRSLGPPAPNDEPRPVSAENLLPEPSIASITTSSAAVKLNSVLHPSGRHLTRQQTFPPLHPSCHPATRYRHSTAGAEVLREASDSSDTSSSSSCHSESRELVPTKREPPAEPERERADRTKIAKIEGKENRAPSDKHRKLLQGSSRLQCRRGSAPVSLCKMDVDSLKGSSPPLEYRLSRRGSVPCDGSRQSLMLRAPSCMSRRASLPYDPATPDPSLISALPQATCDSVSWTKHLGRRFSGGGDTFETDLAKRFSGKRRGSLPTELRPREKREGIVLQSLSR
- the LOC135934275 gene encoding high affinity 3',5'-cyclic-AMP phosphodiesterase 7A-like isoform X5, with translation MRPAPLHDDPRRPSASCCCCCGCCSRGPRPRRPRLALWLRRMLCLGAEAAGGGTSSPASSATPGGLNAASDTMLLDSSDQELVVRRSSAVQRASSASSGASDSAAAAQDACPPFDDGAASSLYIRMIASPGSAAGASSSSSSGGEGCSSARSLSDADWLLLEGLDTRLQRTLHTGRFLTMHKRRRRRLNTRSAAIGGIQPAILDDIHHGQVQCVLNKVGDWPFNAFILDTVTGGRSLPVLCVHLFHWYGLFEHFQLDVVRVWKLFTLIEEGYHGTNPYHNAIHATDVTQAMHCFLQEEKIRNHLTPLEIMSALVAAVTHDLDHPGVNQPFLIATSNHLAALYENTSVLENHHWRSAIGCLLESCVAQQMGPNSAALEQQISSLILATDITRQQEFLTRFKVRAVSGLVPIDSALSTKQNRYLECDMLDMSKEEDRHFILQIALKCADISNPCRPWDISKKWSQKICEEFFRQGDYERQLNLPVTSLCDRHTNSVPKIQAGFFQFVVSPLMKEWEHFLISPLANNMMDHLRLNQTKWETLLTAELAEETKTEVSEAEDLDDEQDLDQINCPPTLPPSLLVKRRYSLPLSVSHLAVARTTIRRESLPDSRTGPRFPLETILHIERGEGSSTLSLFSEHGSGSVRSLGPPAPNDEPRPVSAENLLPEPSIASITTSSAAVKLNSVLHPSGRHLTRQQTFPPLHPSCHPATRYRHSTAGAEVLREASDSSDTSSSSSCHSESRELVPTKREPPAEPERERADRTKIAKIEGKENRAPSDKHRKLLQGSSRLQCRRGSAPVSLCKMDVDSLKGSSPPLEYRLSRRGSVPCDGSRQTTCDSVSWTKHLGRRFSGGGDTFETDLAKRFSGKRRGSLPTELRPREKREGIVLQSLSR
- the LOC135934275 gene encoding high affinity 3',5'-cyclic-AMP phosphodiesterase 7A-like isoform X4, with the translated sequence MRPAPLHDDPRRPSASCCCCCGCCSRGPRPRRPRLALWLRRMLCLGAEAAGGGTSSPASSATPGGLNAASDTMLLDSSDQELVVRRSSAVQRASSASSGASDSAAAAQDACPPFDDGAASSLYIRMIASPGSAAGASSSSSSGGEGCSSARSLSDADWLLLEGLDTRLQRTLHTGRFLTMHKRRRRRLNTRSAAIGGIQPAILDDIHHGQVQCVLNKVGDWPFNAFILDTVTGGRSLPVLCVHLFHWYGLFEHFQLDVVRVWKLFTLIEEGYHGTNPYHNAIHATDVTQAMHCFLQEEKIRNHLTPLEIMSALVAAVTHDLDHPGVNQPFLIATSNHLAALYENTSVLENHHWRSAIGCLLESCVAQQMGPNSAALEQQISSLILATDITRQQEFLTRFKVRAVSGLVPIDSALSTKQNRYLECDMLDMSKEEDRHFILQIALKCADISNPCRPWDISKKWSQKICEEFFRQGDYERQLNLPVTSLCDRHTNSVPKIQAGFFQFVVSPLMKEWEHFLISPLANNMMDHLRLNQTKWETLLTAELAEETKTEVSEAEDLDDEQDLDQINCPPTLPPSLLVKRRYSLPLSVSHLAVARTTIRRESLPDSRTGPRFPLETILHIERGEGSSTLSLFSEHGSGSVRSLGPPAPNDEPRPVSAENLLPEPSIASITTSSAAVKLNSVLHPSGRHLTRQQTFPPLHPSCHPATRYRHSTAGAEVLREASDSSDTSSSSSCHSESRELVPTKREPPAEPERERADRTKIAKIEGKENRAPSDKHRKLLQGSSRLQCRRGSAPVSLCKMDVDSLKGSSPPLEYRLSRRGSVPCDGSRQSLMLRAPSCMSRRASLPYDPATPDPSLISALPQAGRNIWVEDSQVAAIPLRLTWPSDSQERDEDPSQPS
- the LOC135934275 gene encoding uncharacterized protein LOC135934275 isoform X1, whose protein sequence is MRPAPLHDDPRRPSASCCCCCGCCSRGPRPRRPRLALWLRRMLCLGAEAAGGGTSSPASSATPGGLNAASDTMLLDSSDQELVVRRSSAVQRASSASSGASDSAAAAQDACPPFDDGAASSLYIRMIASPGSAAGASSSSSSGGEGCSSARSLSDADWLLLEGLDTRLQRTLHTGRFLTMHKRRRRRLNTRSAAIGGIQPAILDDIHHGQVQCVLNKVGDWPFNAFILDTVTGGRSLPVLCVHLFHWYGLFEHFQLDVVRVWKLFTLIEEGYHGTNPYHNAIHATDVTQAMHCFLQEEKIRNHLTPLEIMSALVAAVTHDLDHPGVNQPFLIATSNHLAALYENTSVLENHHWRSAIGCLLESCVAQQMGPNSAALEQQISSLILATDITRQQEFLTRFKVRAVSGLVPIDSALSTKQNRYLECDMLDMSKEEDRHFILQIALKCADISNPCRPWDISKKWSQKICEEFFRQGDYERQLNLPVTSLCDRHTNSVPKIQAGFFQFVVSPLMKEWEHFLISPLANNMMDHLRLNQTKWETLLTAELAEETKTEVSEAEDLDDEQDLDQINCPPTLPPSLLVKRRYSLPLSVSHLAVARTTIRRESLPDSRTGPRFPLETILHIERGEGSSTLSLFSEHGSGSVRSLGPPAPNDEPRPVSAENLLPEPSIASITTSSAAVKLNSVLHPSGRHLTRQQTFPPLHPSCHPATRYRHSTAGAEVLREASDSSDTSSSSSCHSESRELVPTKREPPAEPERERADRTKIAKIEGKENRAPSDKHRKLLQGSSRLQCRRGSAPVSLCKMDVDSLKGSSPPLEYRLSRRGSVPCDGSRQSLMLRAPSCMSRRASLPYDPATPDPSLISALPQATCDSVSWTKHLGRRFSGGGDTFETDLAKRFSGKRRGSLPTELRPREKREGIVLQSLSR
- the LOC135934275 gene encoding uncharacterized protein LOC135934275 isoform X3, which codes for MRPAPLHDDPRRPSASCCCCCGCCSRGPRPRRPRLALWLRRMLCLGAEAAGGGTSSPASSATPGGLNAASDTMLLDSSDQELVVRRSSAVQRASSASSGASDSAAAAQDACPPFDDGAASSLYIRMIASPGSAAGASSSSSSGGEGCSSARSLSDADWLLLEGLDTRLQRTLHTGRFLTMHKRRRRRLNTRSAAIGGIQPAILDDIHHGQVQCVLNKVGDWPFNAFILDTVTGGRSLPVLCVHLFHWYGLFEHFQLDVVRVWKLFTLIEEGYHGTNPYHNAIHATDVTQAMHCFLQEEKIRNHLTPLEIMSALVAAVTHDLDHPGVNQPFLIATSNHLAALYENTSVLENHHWRSAIGCLLESCVAQQMGPNSAALEQQISSLILATDITRQQEFLTRFKRYLECDMLDMSKEEDRHFILQIALKCADISNPCRPWDISKKWSQKICEEFFRQGDYERQLNLPVTSLCDRHTNSVPKIQAGFFQFVVSPLMKEWEHFLISPLANNMMDHLRLNQTKWETLLTAELAEETKTEVSEAEDLDDEQDLDQINCPPTLPPSLLVKRRYSLPLSVSHLAVARTTIRRESLPDSRTGPRFPLETILHIERGEGSSTLSLFSEHGSGSVRSLGPPAPNDEPRPVSAENLLPEPSIASITTSSAAVKLNSVLHPSGRHLTRQQTFPPLHPSCHPATRYRHSTAGAEVLREASDSSDTSSSSSCHSESRELVPTKREPPAEPERERADRTKIAKIEGKENRAPSDKHRKLLQGSSRLQCRRGSAPVSLCKMDVDSLKGSSPPLEYRLSRRGSVPCDGSRQSLMLRAPSCMSRRASLPYDPATPDPSLISALPQATCDSVSWTKHLGRRFSGGGDTFETDLAKRFSGKRRGSLPTELRPREKREGIVLQSLSR